The following are encoded together in the Humulus lupulus chromosome 5, drHumLupu1.1, whole genome shotgun sequence genome:
- the LOC133834515 gene encoding protein BOBBER 1, producing the protein MAIISDFEEEQKEPKPKSNPKPSAPPSSSPSSSSSFAATASFSASLDPTNPLGFLEKVFDFVAQQSDFLDKVSAEKEILSVARVAKERKEKENESKKRKVEEKEKKVSEVPKNVTEVPKNVTEPKKAEEKSPMEVEKKEESGARAPNLGNGLDLENYSWTQSLQEVTAVIPVPAGTKSRFVVCDIKKNRLKVGLKGQPPIIDGELFRPVKPDDCYWSIEDQSSISILLTKHDQMEWWKSLVKGDPEVDTQKVEPESSKLSDLDPETRQTVEKMMFDQRQKSMGLPSSDEMQKENLLKKFMAEHPEMDFSRAKIS; encoded by the exons ATGGCGATAATCTCCGATTTCGAAGAAGAACAGAAAGAGCCCAAGCCTAAGTCCAACCCCAAGCCCTCCGCACCCCCTTCATCATCTCCGTCTTCTTCCTCCTCTTTTGCCGCGACGGCGTCGTTTAGCGCCAGCTTAGATCCCACTAACCCGCTAGGGTTTTTGGAGAAGGTTTTCGACTTTGTTGCCCAACAGAGTGATTTTCTCGATAAAGTGTCCGCGGAGAAGGAGATTTTGTCGGTCGCTCGCGTCGCCaaggagaggaaggagaaggaaaacgagagcaagaagagaaaggtggaagagaaggagaagaaggtgaGCGAGGTTCCCAAGAATGTCACCGAGGTGCCCAAGAATGTGACTGAGCCCAAGAAAGCAGAAGAAAAGTCTCCCATGGAAGTAGAAAAGAAGGAGGAAAGCGGTGCGAGAG CTCCTAATCTTGGAAATGGACTCGATCTTGAAAATTACTCATGGACGCAGAGCCTGCAAGAAGTTACTGCAGTTATCCCAGTGCCCGCCGGAACCAAGTCAAGGTTTGTTGTCTGTGATATAAAGAAAAACCGTCTGAAGGTTGGACTCAAGGGTCAGCCACCTATCATTGAT GGGGAGCTCTTTCGGCCTGTAAAGCCTGATGATTGTTACTGGAGCATAG AGGATCAAAGTTCTATATCTATTCTTTTGACCAAGCATGATCAAATGGAATGGTGGAAAAGTTTGGTGAAAGGTGATCCTGAGGTTGACACCCAGAAAGTTGAACCTGAATCAAGCAAGTTATCTGATCTGGACCCGGAAACTAGACAGACAGTTGAAAAAATGATG TTTGATCAGAGACAGAAGTCTATGGGGCTCCCAAGCAGTGATGAGATGCAGAAAGAGAACCTTCTGAAGAAATTCATGGCTGAG CACCCGGAGATGGACTTTTCAAGGGCCAAGATATCATAA